The following are encoded together in the Daucus carota subsp. sativus chromosome 5, DH1 v3.0, whole genome shotgun sequence genome:
- the LOC108222075 gene encoding ethylene-responsive transcription factor WIN1, translated as MVQSKKFRGVRQRHWGSWVSEIRHPLLKRRVWLGTFETAEEAARAYDEAAVLMSGRNAKTNFPVTAAVPQQADNKNPNLSIESSQQQSMTSLSSSTSSSSSPSSSSKSLSAILSAKLRKCCKSPSPSLTCLRLDTENSHIGVWQKRAGARSDSNWVMTVDLGNKNTTTQQEQGLMAAEQPPEPTATSRKSNGGLDEEERMALQMIEELLNRN; from the exons ATGGTACAATCAAAGAAGTTCAGAGGTGTTCGTCAGCGCCACTGGGGCTCCTGGGTTTCTGAGATTCGACATCCTTTATT GAAACGGAGGGTGTGGCTCGGGACATTCGAGACGGCTGAAGAGGCCGCGAGAGCCTACGACGAAGCCGCGGTACTCATGAGTGGCCGAAATGCAAAAACAAATTTTCCGGTCACAGCTGCAGTACCGCAACAAGCTGATAACAAAAACCCGAACCTTAGCATTGAGTCTTCACAACAACAATCAATGACTTCATTATCATCCTCAACATCCTCGTCCTCATCACCCTCGTCCTCATCAAAATCTCTCTCCGCAATTCTAAGCGCGAAGCTGAGAAAATGTTGCAAGTCCCCCTCACCTTCACTAACATGCCTAAGGCTAGACACCGAAAATTCCCATATCGGTGTCTGGCAAAAACGAGCCGGGGCACGCTCCGACTCGAATTGGGTCATGACAGTCGACCTTGGCAACAAAAACACAACTACTCAACAGGAGCAAGGCCTCATGGCTGCCGAGCAGCCACCCGAGCCGACCGCGACAAGCCGGAAAAGCAACGGCGGATTGGATGAAGAGGAGAGGATGGCATTGCAGATGATCGAAGAACTTCTCAACCGAAATTGA
- the LOC108222858 gene encoding phospholipase D alpha 1 produces the protein MAQILLHGTLHVTIFEVDHLKAGSGGGFLGKLKANLEEAVGFGEGTPKIYASIDLDKARVGRTRMIENEPNNPKWNESFHIYCGHSTTNVIFTVKDDNPIGATLIGRAYLPVEEILDGEEVDRWVEILDEDKNPISEGSKIHVQLQFFDISQDRNWARGVKSSKFPGVPYTFFSQRPGCRISLYQDAHVPDNFVPKIPLSGGKFYEPHRCWEDIFDAITNAKHFIYITGWSVYTEFALIRDTRRPKPGGDIMLGELLKKKADEGVRVLMLVWDDRTSVGQLKKDGLMATHDQETEEYFRDSNVHCVLCLRNPDDSGGIIQGLTISTIFTHHQKIVVVDSEMPTPGSENRRVVSFVGGIDLCDGRYDTPFHSLFRTLDTAHHDDFHQPNFEGAAITKGGPREPWHDIHSRLEGPVAWDVLFNFEQRWRKQGGKDILLNLRELQDIIIPPSPVTFPDDDETWNVQLFRSIDEGAAFGFPQTPEEAAKAGLVSGKENIIDRSIQDAYIHAIRRAKNFIYIENQYFLGSSFGWNSEDIKDEDIGALHLIPKELSLKIVSKIEAGERFTVYVVLPMWPEGIPESGSVQAILDWQRRTMEMMYKDIIQALQAKGIEEDPRNYLTFFCLGNREVKRDGEYEPSEQPDPDTDYSRAQESRRFMIYVHAKMMIVDDEYIIIGSANINQRSMDGAKDSEIAMGAYQPHHLATREPARGQIHGFRMSLWYEHLGMLDDLFAQPHNVDCVHKVNTVADKYWDLYSSETLEKDLPGHLLRYPIGVSSEGTVTELPGMEFFPDTKARVLGAKSDYLPPILTT, from the exons ATGGCGCAAATTCTGCTTCATGGAACTCTACATGTCACTATCTTTGAGGTGGATCACCTAAAAGCTGGCAGTGGTGGTGGTTTTTTGGGGAAG CTTAAGGCAAACCTTGAGGAAGCTGTTGGGTTTGGCGAAGGAACTCCAAAAATTTATGCATCTATTGATCTGGACAAGGCTAGAGTTGGACGAACCAGAATGATCGAAAATGAACCAAATAACCCGAAGTGGAACGAATCTTTTCATATTTACTGCGGTCATTCCACAACAAATGTAATTTTTACTGTTAAAGATGACAACCCAATTGGTGCAACTTTGATCGGAAGAGCTTATCTGCCAGTTGAGGAAATTTTAGACGGGGAAGAAGTGGATAGATGGGTTGAGATACTGGACGAGGACAAAAATCCTATTAGTGAAGGTTCCAAGATCCATGTGCAGTTACAGTTCTTTGACATTTCTCAAGATCGTAACTGGGCCCGTGGGGTTAAAAGCTCCAAGTTTCCAGGGGTTCCTTATACCTTTTTTTCTCAGAGACCAGGTTGTCGAATTTCTCTGTACCAAGATGCCCATGTGCCTGACAATTTCGTGCCTAAGATTCCTCTTTCTGGAGGTAAGTTTTATGAGCCCCATAGATGTTGGGAGGATATCTTTGATGCGATAACCAATGCAAAACACTTTATCTACATTACTGGCTGGTCTGTGTATACTGAATTCGCCCTAATAAGGGACACAAGGAGGCCAAAGCCAGGAGGCGACATAATGCTTGGTGAGTTGCTAAAGAAAAAGGCAGATGAAGGGGTGAGGGTTCTTATGCTTGTCTGGGATGACAGAACCTCGGTGGGTCAACTTAAGAAAGATGGATTGATGGCTACGCATGATCAAGAAACTGAGGAGTACTTTCGAGATTCTAATGTGCATTGTGTCCTATGCCTTCGTAATCCCGATGATAGCGGTGGCATAATACAAGGTTTAACAATTTCTACTATTTTCACTCATCACCAGAAGATAGTGGTGGTGGACAGTGAGATGCCTACCCCAGGATCAGAGAACAGAAGAGTTGTGAGTTTTGTGGGTGGCATTGATCTGTGTGATGGGAGATATGATACTCCTTTTCATTCACTTTTTAGAACTTTGGATACTGCACACCATGATGATTTTCACCAACCCAACTTCGAAGGTGCTGCAATCACTAAAGGTGGACCTAGGGAGCCTTGGCATGATATTCATTCACGTCTTGAAGGTCCAGTTGCTTGGGATGTATTGTTTAATTTTGAGCAGAGATGGAGAAAGCAAGGTGGGAAAGACATACTTCTTAACTTGAGAGAGCTCCAAGATATCATCATACCTCCATCTCCAGTGACATTCCCTGATGACGATGAAACTTGGAATGTTCAATTATTCAGGTCCATTGATGAGGGGGCTGCTTTTGGCTTTCCACAAACACCAGAAGAAGCAGCTAAAGCAGGTCTTGTCAGTGGGAAAGAAAATATCATTGATCGAAGTATTCAGGATGCTTATATTCATGCCATTCGGCGGGCAAAAAATTTCATCTATATTGAAAATCAGTATTTTCTTGGAAGCTCTTTTGGCTGGAATTCAGAGGATATTAAAGACGAGGACATCGGTGCTTTGCATCTTATACCGAAGGAGCTGTCACTGAAGATTGTCAGTAAGATTGAGGCTGGGGAGAGGTTCACTGTTTATGTTGTGCTTCCAATGTGGCCAGAAGGAATTCCAGAGAGTGGGTCAGTTCAAGCTATTCTGGACTGGCAAAGAAGGACAATGGAGATGATGTACAAGGATATTATTCAGGCTCTCCAGGCTAAAGGGATTGAAGAGGACCCTAGaaattatttaacatttttctgTCTTGGTAATCGTGAGGTGAAGAGGGATGGTGAATATGAACCTTCAGAGCAGCCGGATCCGGATACAGATTATAGTAGAGCTCAAGAGTCTCGTCGCTTTATGATCTATGTACATGCTAAAATGATGATAG TTGATGATGAGTACATAATTATCGGGTCTGCCAATATCAACCAGAGATCAATGGATGGCGCCAAGGATTCTGAGATAGCTATGGGAGCGTATCAACCACATCACCTAGCAACGAGGGAGCCAGCAAGGGGTCAAATTCATGGATTCCGAATGTCTTTATGGTATGAGCACCTTGGTATGCTTGATGACCTCTTTGCGCAGCCTCACAATGTTGATTGTGTCCATAAAGTGAATACAGTGGCAGATAAATACTGGGATCTCTACTCAAGTGAAACTCTGGAAAAGGACTTACCCGGACACTTGCTGAGATACCCCATAGGTGTTTCTAGTGAAGGTACTGTCACTGAGCTTCCAGGCATGGAGTTTTTCCCAGACACCAAAGCACGCGTTCTTGGTGCCAAATCCGATTACCTGCCTCCCATTCTTACTACATAA
- the LOC108222175 gene encoding 26.5 kDa heat shock protein, mitochondrial, with product MALARLALKKLHKGAISVPSSSCLGKEQRWSSELVNRLFSSSSLSPRDEAATSPDQSAKKSKLFPRKRGNRHLWRNNNYDFPPSLWEFFPSGLGNALIQATDNINRVLENMGPSQLLKGFKEKKECYKLKYEMPGLAKDEVKITVEDGGVLRIRGEHKEEHEEAEDEEQPSWSSRYGYYDTRLALPDDAKIEEIKAEMKDGVLKITIPRSEKQQKDVKEVQVQ from the exons ATGGCTTTAGCTCGTTTGGCTTTGAAGAAGCTGCATAAGGGTGCGATTTCAGTACCGTCTTCTTCGTGTTTGGGTAAAGAACAGAGGTGGAGCTCTGAGCTTGTGAACAGGCTCTTCTCTTCATCATCGTTGTCGCCTCGTGATGAGGCTGCCACTAGTCCTGATCAGAGTGCCAAAAAGTCCAAACTCTTTCCGAGAAAGCGAGGCAATAGGCATCTTTGGAGAAACAACAATTATGATTTCCCGCCTTCTCTCTGGG AGTTCTTCCCATCAGGGCTAGGAAACGCACTGATACAAGCAACAGACAACATAAACAGAGTCCTCGAGAACATGGGGCCTTCCCAACTATTAAAAGGGTTTAAAGAGAAGAAAGAGTGCTACAAGCTCAAGTATGAAATGCCCGGACTGGCCAAAGATGAAGTGAAGATCACAGTCGAAGATGGCGGCGTGTTGAGGATCAGAGGAGAGCACAAGGAAGAACATGAAGAAGCAGAGGATGAAGAGCAGCCGTCCTGGTCATCGAGATACGGGTACTATGATACTCGCTTGGCATTGCCTGATGACGCGAAAATTGAAGAAATCAAAGCTGAGATGAAAGATGGTGTTCTGAAAATTACCATACCTAGGAGTGAGAAGCAGCAGAAGGATGTCAAGGAAGTTCAAGTCCAGTGA